The following are from one region of the Aequoribacter fuscus genome:
- a CDS encoding AraC family transcriptional regulator, with amino-acid sequence MPAMVRAALLGNYAATAKRLGLDPRVYLAQYDLPISVLNHPDRRIPASIVGALLEQSALDSDCTTFGLEMASTRQMSDFGVVGLLLTHQPSLRAALKITQDYRYLLNDSLIIDVEESDNLAIIREEIVSDNQLSNPQTSNYGLGVLFKMFQAFLGPQWHPHSMYFSHQAPSDLKPFRDFFGCRCYFGADFNGLVCTSQDLDTPNQVADPIMRNYLERFLESMRSDSPLSLSDEIRQAIALLLPLGRSSIDQIAPTLGVHPRTLQRRLREQGLSYSNLLLETRVELLKRYMANGQYSLGSIAELLGYASAPAFTRWFQGQFGESPRAYRQRLHPSIHPARAVPSLARKK; translated from the coding sequence ATGCCGGCCATGGTTCGCGCCGCCTTGCTCGGCAACTATGCCGCCACAGCCAAGCGTTTAGGGTTGGACCCGAGGGTGTATCTGGCGCAGTACGACCTGCCCATCAGCGTGTTAAACCACCCCGATAGGCGAATCCCCGCCAGCATTGTTGGTGCCTTACTTGAGCAAAGCGCACTGGACTCGGACTGTACGACCTTTGGCTTGGAAATGGCGAGCACGCGCCAAATGTCGGACTTTGGGGTCGTGGGCTTACTGCTAACACATCAACCTAGCCTACGTGCCGCACTAAAAATTACCCAAGACTACCGCTATCTGCTGAATGACTCGCTAATTATTGATGTTGAAGAAAGCGACAATCTCGCAATTATCCGAGAAGAAATCGTATCCGATAACCAACTCTCGAACCCCCAAACCAGCAACTACGGCCTGGGCGTTTTATTCAAAATGTTTCAGGCCTTTTTGGGGCCTCAGTGGCATCCTCACTCGATGTATTTTAGCCATCAAGCGCCCTCGGACCTCAAGCCCTTTCGAGACTTTTTTGGCTGTCGCTGCTATTTTGGCGCTGACTTCAATGGCTTGGTGTGTACCTCGCAAGATCTAGATACGCCCAATCAAGTCGCCGACCCAATCATGCGAAACTACCTTGAGCGATTCTTAGAGTCGATGCGCAGCGACTCGCCACTCTCACTCAGCGACGAAATACGCCAGGCTATTGCCCTACTGTTACCTTTGGGTCGTTCATCGATAGACCAAATTGCGCCCACTCTGGGGGTGCATCCGCGCACCTTGCAACGGCGCCTGCGCGAACAAGGCCTAAGCTATTCGAATCTGCTTCTGGAAACACGGGTAGAATTGTTAAAGCGGTATATGGCAAATGGTCAGTATTCGCTGGGCTCGATTGCTGAGCTCCTAGGCTACGCGTCTGCACCGGCATTTACACGTTGGTTCCAGGGGCAATTTGGCGAAAGCCCTCGCGCCTACCGTCAGCGCTTGCACCCCTCCATACACCCAGCACGCGCTGTGCCCAGCCTAGCCCGTAAAAAATAA
- a CDS encoding nucleoside recognition domain-containing protein, whose amino-acid sequence MAQPSKSSAINTIFVTLMLGGIFVALFNGSMESLTKASFDAAKTAVTLAISLVGAMALWLGLMKVAENAGLLSVIARKLQPVMTRLFPEVPGDHPAMSAMIMNMSSNILGLGNAATPFGIKAMQALESLNKHKGTATHAMCLFLAINTSSVTLLPLGAIAVRAGAGADDPAGILLPSILATACSTLVAVMLAKLFARRDPYPPVAHSGGVSPSSVELDLDQPEYQIVPEMQAEGWRRFMLPVYLLVFLGAAVFQFVAHAQSGAAPLAFFIDVLPTWLIPFLMGVLVTYGLSRQVAVYESVCDGAKEGFDVALRIIPFLVAILVAIALFRSSGALDMLINILAPLTNLIGMPADTLPMALVRPLSGSGAFAVMSDIVNQDPNSLSAFIASVMQGSTETTFYVLAVYFGAVGIVRTRYVIVVALLADLTGVLAAVFWGNLFFTG is encoded by the coding sequence ATGGCTCAACCAAGTAAGAGTTCGGCGATTAACACGATCTTCGTGACCCTGATGTTGGGCGGCATTTTTGTGGCCTTGTTTAACGGCAGTATGGAGTCCTTAACTAAAGCCTCTTTTGATGCCGCTAAAACGGCAGTGACCTTAGCCATTAGCTTAGTCGGTGCTATGGCTTTGTGGTTGGGCTTGATGAAGGTTGCTGAGAACGCGGGTCTCTTAAGCGTGATTGCGCGCAAGCTACAGCCGGTGATGACGCGGCTGTTTCCCGAAGTTCCTGGCGACCACCCGGCCATGAGCGCCATGATTATGAACATGTCGTCGAACATTCTGGGTCTGGGTAATGCCGCTACGCCCTTTGGTATTAAAGCCATGCAGGCTTTAGAGAGCTTGAATAAGCACAAAGGCACCGCCACGCATGCCATGTGTTTGTTTTTAGCCATTAACACGAGTTCGGTGACGTTGCTCCCACTGGGAGCGATTGCGGTTCGGGCCGGCGCCGGCGCAGACGACCCCGCTGGTATTTTGTTGCCATCGATCTTGGCAACAGCTTGCTCTACCCTAGTGGCGGTTATGTTGGCAAAGTTATTTGCCCGCCGAGATCCCTACCCACCTGTCGCTCATTCTGGAGGCGTCTCTCCATCGAGCGTTGAACTTGATTTGGACCAGCCCGAGTATCAGATCGTGCCCGAGATGCAAGCAGAGGGTTGGCGCCGTTTTATGCTGCCTGTGTACTTACTGGTGTTTTTGGGTGCGGCGGTCTTTCAGTTTGTAGCTCATGCGCAAAGCGGTGCTGCCCCGCTCGCCTTTTTTATTGATGTACTGCCCACGTGGTTGATTCCATTTTTGATGGGCGTGTTGGTGACCTATGGTCTGAGTCGCCAGGTGGCCGTGTATGAGTCGGTGTGCGATGGGGCCAAAGAAGGCTTTGACGTTGCGCTGCGCATTATTCCTTTTCTGGTGGCGATCTTGGTGGCGATTGCGCTGTTTCGATCCTCAGGGGCACTGGATATGTTAATTAACATACTCGCACCTTTGACCAATCTTATTGGCATGCCTGCTGACACTCTGCCTATGGCTTTGGTAAGGCCGTTGTCTGGTTCGGGTGCCTTTGCGGTTATGAGTGACATCGTGAACCAAGACCCCAACTCGCTATCGGCGTTTATCGCGAGTGTCATGCAGGGCTCCACTGAGACTACCTTCTACGTCTTAGCCGTGTATTTCGGCGCCGTCGGTATTGTGCGCACGCGCTATGTGATAGTGGTTGCCTTGCTCGCAGACCTCACTGGCGTTCTCGCGGCGGTATTCTGGGGCAATTTATTTTTTACGGGCTAG
- a CDS encoding SDR family oxidoreductase has product MDLGIRGRSAIVCGASKGLGLGSAQALAAEGVNVLMVARSADALEAAAEDLRRAAPDVAITTCAADLSTAEGRDAVYAASPQPDILVVNAGGPPVKDFRQLNEQDWVAALNSNLYGMTDLINRAVTGMCERGFGRIVTITSASVKMPMVGLDLSNAMRSGLVSYCKGISAGLAQHNVTINSLLPGLHATERLDGIFVARSAMMGKTPGEVEELSRNQVPAKRFGTAEEFGHFCAFMCSTHAGYMTGQTVLLDGGAYPGLA; this is encoded by the coding sequence ATGGATTTAGGGATACGTGGTCGTTCAGCGATTGTTTGCGGTGCTTCAAAAGGTTTAGGGCTGGGCTCGGCGCAAGCCCTAGCGGCTGAGGGTGTCAATGTATTGATGGTGGCGCGCTCGGCCGATGCCTTGGAAGCTGCAGCTGAGGATCTGCGCCGAGCAGCACCGGATGTCGCTATTACGACCTGCGCGGCCGATCTGTCGACTGCCGAAGGCCGTGACGCTGTATACGCGGCGAGCCCTCAGCCCGATATTCTGGTGGTTAATGCGGGTGGACCCCCGGTGAAAGACTTTCGGCAGTTGAATGAGCAAGACTGGGTCGCGGCCTTAAATTCAAACCTGTATGGAATGACAGATCTAATTAATCGCGCCGTCACCGGCATGTGTGAGCGCGGCTTCGGCCGTATCGTGACCATTACCAGTGCCTCGGTAAAAATGCCGATGGTAGGTTTAGATTTGTCCAATGCGATGCGTTCGGGCTTAGTGTCTTACTGCAAGGGCATCTCGGCGGGACTCGCTCAACACAATGTGACAATCAATAGCCTGTTACCCGGTTTACACGCTACTGAGCGCTTAGACGGTATTTTTGTGGCTCGCTCAGCCATGATGGGAAAAACGCCGGGCGAAGTTGAAGAGCTTTCCCGTAACCAAGTTCCTGCCAAGCGTTTTGGTACCGCCGAAGAATTCGGCCATTTTTGCGCGTTTATGTGCAGCACTCACGCAGGTTACATGACGGGGCAAACGGTCTTATTGGATGGCGGTGCGTATCCCGGACTGGCCTGA
- a CDS encoding nuclear transport factor 2 family protein, producing the protein MNKAIEDRLHALECRLERVESQLELYQALSTYGPAVDSLSLDLAASLWTHDGVYDIGDERFDMAGHADILDTLNADYHKDLVAKGCAHTMSLPLIAIKDQQAIGLGYHRLYTHEDTGFGLHRLSVSRWDWVKESGRWVATRRTHRLLDGSPEARELIRQTLADMQSLKG; encoded by the coding sequence ATGAATAAGGCCATTGAAGATCGATTACACGCTTTAGAGTGTCGACTGGAACGCGTCGAAAGCCAACTGGAGCTGTATCAAGCGCTCAGCACTTATGGGCCCGCGGTCGACAGCTTGTCGCTGGATCTAGCCGCGTCACTTTGGACCCACGACGGAGTCTATGATATCGGCGATGAGCGCTTTGACATGGCCGGGCATGCCGACATCTTAGACACGCTAAACGCCGATTATCACAAAGACTTAGTTGCCAAGGGTTGCGCGCACACCATGAGCCTGCCGCTCATTGCGATAAAAGATCAACAAGCGATTGGTTTAGGATACCACCGCCTATACACCCACGAAGACACAGGCTTTGGTCTGCATCGATTATCGGTAAGCCGCTGGGACTGGGTCAAAGAGTCGGGGCGCTGGGTGGCTACGCGTCGAACCCATCGCCTATTAGACGGATCCCCCGAGGCGCGCGAGTTAATTCGACAAACGCTTGCCGATATGCAATCGCTAAAAGGCTAG
- a CDS encoding ATP-grasp domain-containing protein encodes MKLLSFDALRTLSFPAHDHLKPDQYWRHKERIQAADFVLFPDYWQLNALVYGLGARVFPSEASYRIGHNKIEMTRVFQTVCPANTPDTLILSKADNALNDVLEVFDYPFVAKIPKSSRGEGVFLIENSADWVRYYNQTDTIYVQEYLPIDRDLRLVLLGEKVVGGYWRLQAAQGFYNNLAQGGTMMSGQLPPEAVRLVEDFARRTGVDHAGFDVAMVGQHPYLIEFNRLFGTQGVTAVIGDTTGFILEYLEKRLISERPIEPTTPRRKRRLRRVA; translated from the coding sequence ATGAAACTACTGTCTTTTGATGCGCTACGCACACTGTCGTTCCCAGCGCATGACCACCTAAAACCGGATCAATATTGGCGCCATAAAGAGCGAATACAGGCGGCCGACTTTGTGCTGTTTCCTGACTATTGGCAGCTAAACGCACTTGTCTACGGTCTGGGTGCACGCGTATTTCCAAGTGAAGCCAGTTACCGCATCGGGCACAATAAAATCGAGATGACACGCGTGTTTCAGACGGTCTGTCCTGCAAACACGCCCGATACCTTAATTTTGTCGAAAGCCGATAATGCGCTGAACGATGTGCTGGAGGTATTTGATTATCCTTTTGTTGCCAAGATCCCGAAAAGCAGTCGTGGTGAAGGCGTATTCCTGATCGAAAATTCGGCGGATTGGGTTCGGTATTACAATCAAACCGATACCATTTACGTACAGGAGTATTTGCCAATCGACCGCGACCTGCGTTTGGTGTTACTCGGCGAGAAGGTGGTCGGCGGGTACTGGCGCCTACAAGCCGCGCAAGGCTTTTATAATAATCTAGCGCAAGGCGGCACGATGATGTCTGGGCAACTACCTCCTGAAGCGGTGCGTTTGGTGGAGGATTTCGCCAGACGAACCGGTGTTGATCACGCCGGTTTTGACGTGGCGATGGTGGGTCAGCACCCTTATCTGATCGAGTTTAATCGCCTGTTTGGCACTCAGGGAGTCACGGCTGTGATCGGTGATACAACCGGGTTTATTCTGGAGTATCTGGAAAAGCGCTTGATCAGTGAGCGTCCTATAGAACCCACGACCCCTCGCCGAAAACGCCGGCTTCGACGTGTTGCCTAG
- a CDS encoding polysaccharide deacetylase family protein: MIFVLIDLLLLLVWSTQYRWWGRTIDYKHPRILMYHMVSGHRRGAKFNKLRVPPAQFERHVAYLAENGWTFAHVSELKNALPDKTVVLTFDDGYRDNLEYAHPILARYNAKATLYLVEDRFDRDWSTAKKAHHDSGELMQEPKLTDTEVETMLASGVWELGAHTLTHANLPAAEPQLRADEVIQGRTVLQQKFNQSIPSFAYPFGIYDTEDVRLAEQAGYDFAVTTKEGIDPLPYARPLELKRIKVSGKEGLWSFKLRLRTGRRK; encoded by the coding sequence ATGATCTTTGTGCTGATAGACCTGCTACTCTTGCTCGTCTGGTCTACGCAGTATCGCTGGTGGGGCCGGACAATTGATTACAAGCACCCACGAATTTTAATGTACCACATGGTGTCCGGGCATCGACGCGGCGCCAAGTTTAATAAACTGCGGGTGCCTCCTGCTCAGTTTGAACGCCATGTGGCGTACCTCGCGGAGAACGGCTGGACCTTTGCGCACGTATCTGAGCTGAAGAACGCGTTGCCCGACAAGACGGTTGTGCTGACGTTTGATGACGGTTACCGCGATAACCTGGAGTACGCGCACCCCATTCTTGCACGTTATAACGCAAAAGCCACCCTGTACTTGGTCGAGGACCGCTTCGATCGTGATTGGTCGACCGCAAAAAAGGCACATCACGATTCTGGCGAGTTGATGCAGGAGCCCAAGCTTACCGATACAGAAGTCGAGACGATGTTGGCGTCAGGTGTATGGGAGCTCGGCGCGCACACCCTGACGCATGCAAATTTACCGGCAGCTGAGCCGCAGCTGCGAGCGGATGAAGTTATTCAAGGTCGCACAGTCTTACAGCAAAAGTTCAATCAAAGCATACCTAGCTTTGCTTATCCCTTTGGTATTTACGATACCGAGGATGTGCGCTTAGCTGAGCAAGCGGGGTACGACTTTGCGGTGACGACCAAAGAAGGGATCGACCCCCTGCCCTACGCCAGACCCCTAGAGTTGAAGCGCATTAAAGTGTCAGGCAAAGAAGGCTTGTGGAGCTTTAAGTTACGCCTTCGAACGGGCAGGCGCAAGTAA
- a CDS encoding glycosyltransferase family 4 protein: protein MKVLQVLPALNGGGVETGTLEVAQALVNKGHDSWVLSAGGSMVERLEREGSTHVAWDLGKKSLLTLRHIWRLRTWLSHQAFDVIDVRSRMPAWVVYLAWRGLPANARPRLISTVHGLYSVNAYSKIMCVGERVVTVSQAARGYVMANYPDVDTAKLVVIPRGIEPSTYYPDFAPTADWSAHFSKEFPEAHGKQLITMPGRLTRLKGQTDFIRLMARLVHQQHLPVYGLIVGGEDPKRKAYAQELRDLVAQLDLTQNICFTGARNDIRELFAHSDVVLSLSSQPESFGRTVLEALSLGRPVVGYAHGGVAEILAELFPEGAVPLQDEEALLRSVLAQLQNPTVPATNTRFLKHNMLDMTLQVYEGSL, encoded by the coding sequence GTGAAAGTTTTACAAGTACTGCCTGCTCTGAATGGCGGGGGTGTCGAGACGGGCACGCTCGAAGTTGCACAAGCGTTGGTTAACAAGGGCCATGACTCTTGGGTCTTATCGGCAGGTGGCTCGATGGTCGAGCGCTTAGAACGCGAGGGCTCGACGCATGTGGCCTGGGATTTGGGCAAAAAAAGTCTGCTTACTTTGCGTCATATTTGGCGCTTGCGAACGTGGCTATCGCATCAGGCCTTCGACGTAATCGATGTGCGCTCGCGCATGCCCGCGTGGGTGGTGTACTTAGCCTGGCGAGGATTACCGGCGAACGCGCGACCTCGGCTGATCTCAACCGTGCACGGCTTATACTCAGTGAACGCGTACAGCAAAATTATGTGTGTGGGCGAGCGCGTTGTTACCGTATCGCAAGCCGCACGCGGCTACGTAATGGCTAATTACCCCGACGTAGATACTGCGAAATTGGTCGTAATTCCGCGCGGCATAGAGCCTTCCACCTACTACCCAGACTTTGCGCCCACAGCCGATTGGAGTGCGCATTTCAGCAAGGAATTTCCAGAGGCCCATGGCAAACAGCTGATTACCATGCCGGGTCGCTTAACCCGTTTAAAAGGCCAGACAGATTTCATTCGGCTAATGGCTCGTTTGGTGCACCAACAGCATCTGCCGGTGTATGGCCTGATCGTGGGTGGCGAAGATCCTAAGCGCAAAGCCTACGCGCAAGAACTACGGGATTTGGTGGCACAGCTTGATTTGACCCAGAACATCTGCTTTACCGGCGCGCGTAATGATATCCGAGAGTTGTTTGCGCATTCCGATGTGGTCCTGTCACTCTCGAGTCAACCCGAATCGTTTGGGCGCACGGTCTTAGAGGCATTAAGTCTGGGGCGCCCCGTTGTCGGTTATGCTCATGGCGGCGTCGCTGAGATTTTAGCCGAACTTTTCCCCGAGGGTGCTGTTCCTTTACAAGACGAAGAGGCCCTGCTGCGGTCGGTGTTAGCACAACTGCAAAATCCCACGGTACCGGCCACCAATACGCGATTCCTTAAACACAACATGTTAGATATGACCCTACAGGTCTACGAGGGCTCGTTATGA
- the tviB gene encoding Vi polysaccharide biosynthesis UDP-N-acetylglucosamine C-6 dehydrogenase TviB — translation MTLPALESVQIGVIGLGYVGLPLAVAFGTKQPVVGFDVDPKRIAQLTEGHDVTGETSAEALASASQLSLSADPEQLRLCQVFIITVPTPINADKQPDLSPLVAASETVGKYMPKGAIVIYESTVYPGATEDDCVPVLEQYSGLTFNQDFWVGYSPERINPGDKQRQLPDIVKVTSGSTPEIADFVDQLYASVIRAGTYRASSIRVAEAAKVIENTQRDLNIALVNELAIIFNRLGIDTQEVLEAAGTKWNFLPFRPGLVGGHCIGIDPYYLTYRAQAVGYIPDVILAGRRINSNMGAYVADELVKAMLRKRLHVAGSRILVLGFTFKENCRDVRNTRVVDIIAALAQYGAEVDVYDPWVDIETTELSHGRLVDEPDANAYQGLLLAVAHEQFHELDESQLNTWLQTERVIYDLKYVLPKDLVDLRL, via the coding sequence GTGACGTTGCCGGCGCTTGAATCTGTTCAAATAGGGGTTATTGGCCTAGGTTATGTGGGCTTGCCCTTGGCGGTTGCTTTTGGAACTAAGCAGCCCGTTGTGGGTTTTGATGTCGACCCCAAACGGATTGCCCAGTTAACCGAAGGCCATGATGTTACCGGCGAAACCAGTGCCGAGGCTTTGGCGTCGGCGTCGCAGCTGTCATTGAGTGCTGATCCCGAGCAACTGAGGCTTTGCCAAGTGTTTATCATAACGGTCCCAACCCCGATAAACGCCGATAAACAGCCGGATTTGAGCCCTTTAGTTGCCGCCTCTGAAACGGTTGGCAAGTACATGCCCAAGGGTGCGATCGTGATCTATGAGTCAACGGTTTATCCCGGTGCTACCGAGGACGATTGTGTCCCAGTACTTGAACAGTATTCAGGCCTTACCTTTAATCAGGATTTTTGGGTGGGTTATAGCCCCGAACGTATCAACCCCGGTGATAAGCAGCGACAGTTACCTGACATTGTCAAAGTCACCTCGGGTTCGACACCGGAAATCGCCGATTTTGTTGATCAGCTATACGCGTCTGTCATTCGTGCGGGTACCTATCGGGCGAGCAGTATTCGGGTAGCCGAAGCCGCAAAAGTGATCGAGAATACCCAGCGTGATTTGAATATCGCGTTGGTGAACGAGTTGGCGATTATCTTCAATCGGCTCGGCATCGATACTCAAGAAGTTCTTGAAGCGGCGGGTACGAAATGGAACTTTTTACCCTTTCGACCCGGCTTAGTGGGCGGGCACTGCATTGGCATTGATCCCTATTATTTAACTTATCGGGCGCAGGCAGTGGGTTACATACCGGACGTTATTCTGGCGGGTCGTCGCATTAATTCGAACATGGGTGCCTATGTGGCCGATGAGCTGGTCAAAGCCATGTTGCGCAAACGCTTGCACGTCGCTGGGTCTCGAATTTTGGTTCTGGGCTTTACTTTTAAAGAAAATTGCCGCGATGTTCGCAATACGCGAGTGGTGGATATTATTGCCGCACTGGCGCAATACGGTGCCGAGGTTGATGTCTATGACCCATGGGTGGATATCGAAACTACTGAACTAAGCCATGGTCGTTTGGTCGATGAGCCCGATGCTAATGCTTATCAAGGTTTGCTGTTAGCGGTAGCGCACGAGCAATTTCACGAGCTCGACGAGTCGCAGTTAAACACTTGGTTGCAAACCGAACGCGTCATTTACGACTTGAAGTACGTCCTGCCGAAAGATTTGGTTGATCTGCGGTTATAA
- a CDS encoding sugar phosphate isomerase/epimerase family protein: MELLLFKTLWGHTSTPSSGGDLAVTAGFDGIEAPAVGPHGHLAELEYTLDANGLEWIQEICTAGSYVPERHATVREHLKDLEAQIRLGAAIQPRFINVMGGCDAWRISQSVAFFKDALELGEKYGVQLSFETHRGRSMYCPWNTVDILEQVPEMRITCDFSHWVVVAERLMDSEWDAITLAAEHAHHIHSRVGYDQGPQVPHPGAPEYAECLASHQRCWEAIWQAQVRRGYSQTTMTPEFGPDGYLHHLPFTNAPIADLWDLNRWIGATEKEHFAQVMNS; this comes from the coding sequence GTGGAACTTTTGCTGTTTAAAACATTGTGGGGACACACCAGTACTCCGAGCAGTGGCGGCGATCTTGCCGTGACTGCTGGCTTTGACGGCATTGAAGCACCAGCCGTTGGCCCACACGGACATTTGGCCGAGTTGGAATACACCCTAGACGCGAATGGGCTCGAGTGGATTCAAGAAATTTGCACGGCCGGAAGTTACGTGCCGGAACGACACGCGACGGTACGAGAGCACCTAAAGGATCTGGAAGCCCAAATTCGACTGGGTGCTGCAATACAACCGCGTTTTATTAACGTCATGGGTGGTTGCGATGCGTGGCGGATTTCGCAAAGTGTCGCATTTTTCAAAGACGCCCTAGAACTCGGTGAAAAATACGGGGTGCAACTGAGCTTCGAGACACACCGAGGACGCAGCATGTACTGCCCGTGGAATACGGTAGACATATTAGAGCAAGTCCCGGAAATGCGTATTACCTGCGATTTTAGTCATTGGGTGGTCGTCGCAGAACGTTTGATGGACAGCGAGTGGGATGCCATTACTTTAGCGGCGGAACACGCTCACCACATCCACAGCCGTGTTGGCTACGATCAAGGTCCCCAAGTACCACACCCGGGTGCGCCAGAATACGCCGAATGCCTTGCCAGTCACCAGCGCTGCTGGGAGGCAATATGGCAAGCACAGGTCCGCAGAGGCTATTCCCAGACGACCATGACCCCCGAATTTGGACCCGATGGCTATTTACATCACTTGCCGTTTACCAACGCACCCATTGCCGACTTATGGGACCTCAATCGCTGGATTGGGGCAACAGAAAAAGAGCACTTTGCTCAGGTCATGAATTCATAG
- a CDS encoding fatty acid desaturase family protein produces MAKVTLRDPQGWYYTAGALAYICVMYALGWWSVFQDNIALNSLGVIALAHSMVIASYLLHDCGHNAVFVNAEHNTKLGYFLNAIAGSNYGRYEDIRYKHMRHHVDNCDPVSFDYRTFLRAHPLLERIVFALEWAYIPAVEFMMHGMLILAPWVFPSKAAQKARVLRVVLVRGALLIGVGILSFKALLLYALSQILLLTVLRFMDCYQHNYEVVFNLDDKDAKFPHRGDAQFEQANTYTNLISHRWPILNALVLNFCYHNAHHEKPILGWHRLPALYREMGESPAQTLTFWDQCRCFHKHRLGRIYAEEYGNDEVQQSVQQGRAVGVNALSFLTAF; encoded by the coding sequence GTGGCCAAAGTGACTTTACGCGACCCTCAAGGCTGGTACTACACCGCTGGCGCTCTTGCTTACATCTGCGTGATGTACGCGCTGGGATGGTGGTCTGTTTTTCAGGACAACATAGCCCTCAATAGTCTTGGTGTGATTGCTCTCGCACACAGCATGGTTATTGCGTCGTACTTATTGCACGACTGTGGGCACAACGCTGTCTTCGTGAACGCCGAGCACAACACCAAACTTGGGTATTTTTTGAATGCCATTGCTGGCAGCAACTATGGCCGCTATGAAGATATCCGCTATAAGCACATGCGTCATCATGTCGACAATTGCGACCCCGTTAGCTTCGATTACCGGACCTTTTTGCGCGCCCATCCACTGTTAGAGCGCATCGTCTTTGCACTTGAATGGGCCTACATTCCAGCGGTCGAATTCATGATGCACGGCATGTTGATCTTGGCGCCCTGGGTGTTCCCATCTAAAGCCGCACAAAAGGCTCGCGTATTACGAGTGGTGCTCGTGCGGGGTGCTCTTTTGATCGGAGTGGGGATCCTAAGCTTCAAGGCTCTACTGCTGTACGCTCTCAGCCAAATCCTATTGCTGACCGTCTTGCGTTTCATGGATTGCTACCAGCATAACTACGAGGTCGTCTTTAACTTAGACGACAAAGATGCCAAGTTCCCTCATCGAGGTGACGCCCAATTTGAACAAGCCAATACCTACACCAACTTAATCAGTCATCGGTGGCCCATACTAAACGCCTTGGTATTAAATTTTTGCTATCACAATGCGCACCACGAAAAGCCCATTCTCGGGTGGCATCGACTACCGGCCCTATATCGCGAGATGGGCGAAAGCCCGGCTCAAACGCTCACATTTTGGGATCAGTGCCGCTGTTTTCATAAGCATCGATTAGGGCGAATTTACGCCGAAGAATACGGCAACGACGAGGTGCAGCAGTCCGTACAGCAGGGGCGCGCTGTTGGGGTCAACGCGCTGAGCTTCTTGACAGCATTCTAG
- a CDS encoding ABC transporter permease: MTTATEKSKPPRFGNAVLMGRLSTFGLGLLGWLFFLGAWYWAAEADIAPDRLFPGPDTVIASLYELLVEKNFAADIWASTKRILTSFAIAIAIALPLGLLMGALKVVDRVLSPLAGAFRYLPAPAFIPLLLMWLGTGEAQKIALLVIGVIFFLIIMIADTTRQVPKVFLETAKTLGLPNYKILWSVIFRYSLPAYIDLFRQMLAVSWTYLVIAEIVAATDGIGAMMMRAKRFVHVDDIMAGILVIGILGLLFDALFRLLHRLAFPYLHQR; this comes from the coding sequence ATGACAACAGCCACCGAAAAATCCAAACCACCGCGTTTCGGCAACGCCGTGCTTATGGGTCGCCTAAGCACCTTCGGACTCGGGTTGTTGGGTTGGCTCTTCTTTCTGGGCGCCTGGTATTGGGCCGCAGAAGCGGATATTGCGCCGGACCGCCTATTTCCGGGACCGGACACAGTGATCGCAAGCCTTTATGAACTGCTGGTCGAAAAGAATTTTGCCGCTGATATTTGGGCAAGCACGAAACGCATTCTAACCAGCTTTGCGATTGCCATTGCGATTGCGCTTCCTCTGGGGCTGCTGATGGGCGCACTCAAGGTTGTGGATCGAGTGCTCAGCCCGCTTGCAGGCGCGTTTCGTTACCTCCCCGCTCCCGCTTTTATTCCCCTGTTACTGATGTGGCTAGGCACCGGCGAAGCGCAAAAAATTGCGCTGCTGGTGATTGGGGTTATTTTTTTCTTGATCATCATGATTGCAGATACGACGCGGCAGGTGCCCAAGGTATTCCTCGAGACCGCGAAAACACTGGGGCTTCCAAATTACAAAATTCTGTGGTCTGTAATCTTTCGTTATTCATTACCCGCCTACATCGACCTATTCCGCCAAATGCTCGCCGTCAGCTGGACGTATTTGGTGATCGCCGAAATCGTTGCGGCGACTGATGGGATCGGCGCCATGATGATGCGCGCAAAACGGTTTGTGCACGTCGACGACATCATGGCCGGCATTTTAGTGATTGGCATTTTGGGACTGTTATTCGATGCCTTATTTAGGCTCCTGCATCGGCTGGCTTTTCCTTATCTCCACCAACGATGA